From the Halococcus hamelinensis 100A6 genome, the window GGCGGTTCGAATCGGTATCAGGTCGCGCCCGCCCGGGCGACCGAGGGGAGCGGCAAGATCGTCCGAACCATCCTCCAGCAGCTCGAAGAGGTCGGCTACGTCGAGACCGCCGAGGGCGAGGGTCGACGCGTCACCGCCGAGGGCCGAAGCCTCCTCGACGAGACCGCGGGCGACGTGCTCGAAGACCTCGACCGCCCGGAACTCGAACGCTACGCCTGAATCGACGAAGTACTTCTTCGGTTGCCGTTCGTTACGACCCGTCGACGAGCGCGTGCTGTTCGGTTCGGCTCAAGACGACCGCGTTCGGCCGCGCCGAAGGTAGGTGATGGCGACGGCGAGCGCGGCGAGCGCCTGGAACACGTACCCCACCACGACGAGCAGCCCGGCGGGACTCCCCGGGCCGGTCGTCGTGACCAGATAGGTTCCGAACGGCACCGCCCACTGGCCGCCGACCGCACAGATCGTCAGGAGGTCGACCCAGCCCTCGAACACGTCGTCGAGTATCGTCCCGTAGAACAGCACCGCGAGCGACCCGACCAACAGCGCGGTCGGGATCGAGCCGAGCCAGCCGGGGACCGACTGCGCGCCACCGTAGAGGATCGGGTCGCGCAGGAGTGCGATGTAGGACTCGACGACGAACCCGACGGCTACCCCCGTGAATCCGGACAGACGGAGAACGAACGAAAATCGACTCATAGAGACGGGACGAAGTCGAGGAAGTTAGGCTGCGGTGGTTCCCTCGTCGCCGGCGGCGCTCGCCTCGGCGTTCGAGGAGGTGATCTCGGCGGTGACGGTGCCGTCGGGGTTCGTGACCTCGACGGTGAACGAGATGGTGGCCTCGGCCGCGTCGACGGACGTCCCGCCGATGCTCGTCGTCCCGGACGAGGTGAGCCGCAGCGTGACGTCCTGGCTCTGAGAAGCGCCCTGCGCGACGTTCGTCGGGAAACTGCTGGTCGTGATGTTCGTGCCGTCGATGATCGAGAGCGGCGCACACGTGACGGTCGCCAGCCCGTCGTAGCTGCTCATGTCGTCGGCGTCGAACGCGCCGATGGCGCTTGCGCTCGCGTCCGCGACGCCCGTCTCGGAGTAGACGGTGTGGGTCGCGCCGTCGACGTCGGCCGCGAGGTCGAAGTCGAAGCCGGAGACACCGCCACCGAAGTTCGCCCAGTCGAGGGTGAACACCGGGGCGACGGTGACGTCCGTCACCTCGCCGGCGTTGGTCGTCACGGGAACCGTCCCGTCGCCGTTCTCCTGAAAGGTGCTCGCCGCGAGCGAGGGCTGGGTCCCGTACCAGAGCCCGAGCCCGCCGAGTGCGGCCACACCGACTGCACCGGCCGTCCCCCTCATCAGGCGTCGGCGGGTGAAGAACGTCGTCGGTTCGGTCGATTCGTCGTCGGATCCGGTGCCATCGAACTGAAATGCTGCTTCTTCGCTCATTTTTTCCTTCTATAGTGGCTGCTTCATTCGTACAGCCATGTTGATCCAGTAGAAACCTCACGTGGTTTAACTGGCTAGTAGTACGAACGGATACACTAAACATATATTTTTCTAAACTCGTCTCAACGATAGTATAGTTCTTTCACAGTGTGAAAAACGTACATAGCACCGGTAGGGCGTTCCGTGACCCCGCGAGGCGCGCCGTCACCAGGGTTCGCTCTTCAGCCCGGAACGGTAGGCGATGAAGTTGGTGCCGAGGTGGAGCAGCGGGGTGAGAACGAGCACGACCACGAGCACCGGCGGGGTGAACGTCGCCGCGAACCAGTCGAGCGCGGCGAGCGCGGCGAACACGAGGCTGCCGACGACGAAGTCGTACTGGTCGAGGCCGGGAAACGCCGCCCCGCGCTCGCGGCCCGTTCGACGTTTGAGCCCCGAGGCCGCGATGTCGCCGACCATCGCGCCGAACGGGAGCGCGACCACCACGACCGGTGGAAACGTCGGTACGGGGAGACCGGTCGCGGCCGTGAACGTCGGTACGAGGGCGTTGAGGACGAGTGCGACCGCCGCGCCGGCGAGGGTGCCGACGGCGGTGCCCCGCCACGTCTTGCCGTCGCCGAGGAGTCGCGCCCCACCGCGGGTTCGGCCGCCGTCGATCGGTCGGCCCCCGCCGGCGAGGACCGCGGCGTTGTTCGGGACGTAGGCCGGCCCCATGGCCCAGATGGCGACGACGACGGTCTCGACGAGGCTCACGGCTTCGAGTCGCCGCGCGGGACTTTAATTCCCGCGGTCCGGGGAACGATACGCCTTTGGCGCTTTGGCAAAATTTGCAGGCATGATACCACCGATCGCGAACCGGTTCGTCGCCGGCGAGACCCACGGAGCGGTCGTCGACCACGCCCGCGAACTCGAAACCCGTGGGGTGCGGAGCATCTGCAACCGCCTCGGCGAACACTACACCGCGCCCGAACCCGCGGCCGCCGACCGCGACGCCTACCGCTCGCTCCTCGATGCGATCGCCGCCGCCGACGTCGGCGCGTGTATCTCGGTCAAGCCCTCACAGATCGGCCTCGACGTCTCCGAGGACTGCTTTCGCGACAACTTCGAGCAGATCGTCGACCACGCCGAGGAAAGCGGGACGTTCGTCTGGCTCGATATGGAGGACCACTCGACGACCGACCCCACGCTCGACGCCTACACCCACCACGCGAACGAGTACGAGCGGGTCGGGGTCTGCGTCCAGGCCAACCTCAAGCGCACCCCCGAGGACCTCCGCCGGCTCGCCGACTATCCCGGCAAGGTCCGGCTGGTGAAGGGGGCCTACGACGAACCCGGGCACCTCGCTCACCGGGGACGGGCGCAGGTCAACGACGCCTACCGCGGGTGTCTCGACGTCATGTTCGAGCGCTTCGACGGCGGCATCGCGGTCGCGAGCCACGACGCCGCGATGGTGAAACACGCCGTCGACCTGCGGGAGGAGTGGGGAACCGACTTCGAGATCCAGATGCTGATGGGGGTCAGAAACGAGGTTCAGTACGACCTCGCCGACCGCTACGACGTCTGGCAGTACGTTCCCTACGGCGGCAAGTGGTTCTCGTACTTCTCGCGCCGGGTGATGGAGCGCCGCGAGAACCTCACGTTCGCCCTCCGCGCGCTGGTCGGTCGATAGGGGAAGCGCTGATAACGCCTCCCGCGTATCTTCGACCGAATGACTTCCCTGCGACGTGACGCCACGAGCGGCCTGGTCGTGCTCGTCCCGATCATCGTCTCCCTCTACGTTCTCGCGTTCATCTACCGCACCATCGCGCAGCTCCCGCTGATCGAGACCATCGAACCCGCCGTGGTCCGGGTCCCCCTCACGCTCGTGGTGTTCGCGGCGCTCGTGCTCGCCATCGGCTATCTGATGCGCACCGCGAGCGGCCCCCTCGTCGAGGAGGCCATCGACGGCGTGATAAACCGGGTGCCGGGCCTCCGGGTGGTCTACAACGCCTCGAAGATGGGGGTCGAAACCGCCGTCACCGGGACCGGCGACCTCCAAGCGCCGGTTAAACTCGAAACCTGGGAGGGCCTCCGGATGACGGCGTTCAAAACCGGCACCCGGACCGACGACGGTCGCGATATCCTCTTTTTACCCACCGCCCCCAACATCACCACCGGTTTCGTCATCGAGGTCACCCCCGACCGGTACGAGGAGACCGACGAACGCGTCGAGGACGCCCTCACGCGCGTACTGAGCGCGGGATTCGGCGAGGCCGACGACGTCGGGGTGCCCACCGCCGGCCGCACGCCGTCGCCGAACGCCGACGACGACTAACAACCACCTTTTGCTGCGCTCGCTCACTGCGTTCGCTCGCTGGCAAAATGTGGATCAAAAGCGCTGCGCGCTCCCGCTGGTCGCGCTTGCGCCCGCTCACTCACCTCGTTCGTTCGCGGTGCAAACACTACCAGTCCCGCAACCGCACAGCACCGCCTCCGCCGAAGCCCTCGGCCGCTCCGCTCACGGCTTCCTACGGTCGCCGGTCGCCTCGTGGTCGTTCGAGAGAGCAAAGCTCTCTCGTGATCGTCAAAAGAGTCTCCGACTCTTTTGGACCTCGCGGAGCTTCGCTCCGCTCAGTGACGAAAATCGGAGATTTTCGAACCACCTCCCGGTGGTCGGCCACGCCCCGTTCGCCGTTCGCATCGAGGCGCTCGCATTGCTCGCGCCTCGCTCCGCGGCCTCGCCCTTCATCCACCAGGAGCGCACAGCGCTCCTGGGCCTCGACTCACATTCGTTCGCCGAGACGCCAGGTCAGCAACCGCGACCGCATCCGCACCGCAACCGCCCCCGCCCGCCGCCCCCGTCACCGTCCGCTCGTTCGTGGTGGCCCCTCGCCGCCCGAGATCGCTCGAGAGAGGGCATGACACGCACACGAACCAGTTCCATTCGCCGGTTTCACAACCGCTTTTCAACTGTCGCCCGTCGTCCTGCGTGTATGTCTCAAGAGGAACTCACATCGGAGAGCGTCGAACGAGCCAACGGAATGCCGACCTTCGGCCTCGGTACCTGGGAGAACGAGGACCCCGAGGCGTGCGCCGAGAGCGTCCGGACCGCCCTCGACATGGGCTATCGCCACATCGACACCGCCCAGGCCTACGAGAACGAGGACAGCGTCGGCGACGGCATCGCACAGGCCGAGATCGACCGCGAGGAGATGTTCCTCGCCACGAAGGTCTGGACGAAGAACCTCGCACACGACGACGTGATCGACTCGACCCACGAGAGCCTCGAAAAGCTCGGCGTCGACTCGGTCGACCTGCTCTACATCCACTGGCCGCAGAACACCTACGAGCCCGAGGAGACCCTCTCCGCCTTCGAGGAACTCGTCGACGAGGGCGCGATCGACCACATCGGCGTCTCGAACTTCGAACCCGAACACCTCGACGAGGCCCGCGAGGTCCTCGGTGAAGCGCCGTTCGCGAACCAGGTCGAGATGAGCCCCCTCCTCCCCCAGGAGGAACTCCGGGAGTACTGCGACGAGCACGGCATCGAACTCGTGGCCTACTCCCCGCTCGCCCGTGGGAAGGTCTTCGAGGTCGACGAACTCTCCGAGGTCGCCGAGAAGCACGACGCGAGCGAGGCCCAGGTCAGCCTCGCGTGGCTCCGCGAGAAGGGCGTCACCGTGATCCCGAAGGCTACGAGCGAAGAACACATCCGCGACAACTGGGAGTCGCTCACGCTCGACCTCGACGACGAGGACGTCGAGACCATCGACGGCATCGACACCGTCGAGCGCCAGGTCGACCCCGACGACTCCCCCTGGTAGGGCTCCACCGGTTGCCGAGTAACGAAAACGTATTCTCGCTGGGCCCGTAGACCCGACATGGAGTTCGACCTCCCGAAGACGGCCGGGATATTCGTGGTGTTGTTCGCGATCATCGCCATCGGCACGTTCATGAGCCCGATGGCGGCCTCGACGGTCGGAATGGTGCTCGGCGGCCTGCTGGTCTTCGGTATCGTCACCCTGTTCGTCGGCGTCCAGCACGGCGAGTACCGCGCCACACGGCGCTGAGAGGCCAACTCGGCGACCGAACGGCCGAGTGCGGGCGACGTGCCGTCACGTACACACGTTCCTCACACAGTTACGACAGTACGTGAAGACGGAGTCGTTCTCGACACCACAGTGCGGACACGCACTGCGGTCGGAGCCACGGCTCTCCCCGGATGGGGTTGATTCACGCGTCGTCCCGGTCGGCGGAACGCCCCGTCCACCCGGCAGCAGGTGTGGATAGCGGTAGGAGACGTACACGACGATGCACAGCAGGACGAACAGGCTCATCGATTCCGGTTCGGACAGCCCCAGTGTGGTCACGGACGCAGTCATTCCTCGGGGCCACCCACCTCTGAGCTCGGTCGCAGTACCATAGGAGAACACGGGGGAGCGGCATCGATAGCATCGAGTTCGTATTATTGCCAACTCCGGCGACCGTGAGGGGGCTCCGAAGCGAAAGCGAGGGTCGAAATCGAACCGGCCTATCGGTCGTCGTCCACGGTCGAAACGGGTTCCGAAACCATCCCGCTCCGTTCGGGCGTGTCGGGCTCGCTGGTCGGTACCGTTCCGAGAGCGGTCGCGGTCGCCCACGCCTCGGCACGGCGCAGGCGATAGCGAAGCGTCGTCAGCGGGAGGTCGAGTTCGGCAGCGATATCCTCCATGGTCGCCACGCGTGGATGGTCGTAGTACCCCAGTTGCCGCGCCGTTTCGAGCGCTTCGCGTTGTGCGAAGGAGAGGTCGGTCCCGGGCGGTGAGCGCTCCGCGTGGGGCCAGCGTTCGGGCGTCCCGATCCGCTGGACGGCGAGCGAGACACCCGCCGGAAGGTCCTCACGAAGCGCCCGATGGAACCCGTCGACGGTTCGCTCCGCGGGGACGAGCACGCGCCATTCGTAGGACGACCCGCGCTGGGTTGCGTCGAAGACGAGTCCATTGCCGAGGGTTTCGAGCGCGAGATAGCCGAGCGAACTACAGTAGCTCATGTCGGTTACGTGCCGATACACCGTTCGTGCCGTCGGCTCCCGTTCGATGACCTGATAGTCGAGTTCGGTGTCGCACGCCGACGTGGGGTACGTACAGTCGTTGCAGTGCTCGTCGACGT encodes:
- a CDS encoding DUF7333 family protein, which encodes MEFDLPKTAGIFVVLFAIIAIGTFMSPMAASTVGMVLGGLLVFGIVTLFVGVQHGEYRATRR
- a CDS encoding helix-turn-helix domain-containing protein — encoded protein: MREYVFDLEYDHGVHPVRDVFIDHPAVVATALDVSITLESGWRVERLTGPEDALDAVETVYVDEHCNDCTYPTSACDTELDYQVIEREPTARTVYRHVTDMSYCSSLGYLALETLGNGLVFDATQRGSSYEWRVLVPAERTVDGFHRALREDLPAGVSLAVQRIGTPERWPHAERSPPGTDLSFAQREALETARQLGYYDHPRVATMEDIAAELDLPLTTLRYRLRRAEAWATATALGTVPTSEPDTPERSGMVSEPVSTVDDDR
- a CDS encoding DUF7577 domain-containing protein → MTASVTTLGLSEPESMSLFVLLCIVVYVSYRYPHLLPGGRGVPPTGTTRESTPSGESRGSDRSACPHCGVENDSVFTYCRNCVRNVCT
- a CDS encoding aldo/keto reductase, producing the protein MSQEELTSESVERANGMPTFGLGTWENEDPEACAESVRTALDMGYRHIDTAQAYENEDSVGDGIAQAEIDREEMFLATKVWTKNLAHDDVIDSTHESLEKLGVDSVDLLYIHWPQNTYEPEETLSAFEELVDEGAIDHIGVSNFEPEHLDEAREVLGEAPFANQVEMSPLLPQEELREYCDEHGIELVAYSPLARGKVFEVDELSEVAEKHDASEAQVSLAWLREKGVTVIPKATSEEHIRDNWESLTLDLDDEDVETIDGIDTVERQVDPDDSPW
- a CDS encoding DUF502 domain-containing protein, which encodes MTSLRRDATSGLVVLVPIIVSLYVLAFIYRTIAQLPLIETIEPAVVRVPLTLVVFAALVLAIGYLMRTASGPLVEEAIDGVINRVPGLRVVYNASKMGVETAVTGTGDLQAPVKLETWEGLRMTAFKTGTRTDDGRDILFLPTAPNITTGFVIEVTPDRYEETDERVEDALTRVLSAGFGEADDVGVPTAGRTPSPNADDD
- a CDS encoding CDP-2,3-bis-(O-geranylgeranyl)-sn-glycerol synthase produces the protein MGPAYVPNNAAVLAGGGRPIDGGRTRGGARLLGDGKTWRGTAVGTLAGAAVALVLNALVPTFTAATGLPVPTFPPVVVVALPFGAMVGDIAASGLKRRTGRERGAAFPGLDQYDFVVGSLVFAALAALDWFAATFTPPVLVVVLVLTPLLHLGTNFIAYRSGLKSEPW
- a CDS encoding proline dehydrogenase family protein; amino-acid sequence: MIPPIANRFVAGETHGAVVDHARELETRGVRSICNRLGEHYTAPEPAAADRDAYRSLLDAIAAADVGACISVKPSQIGLDVSEDCFRDNFEQIVDHAEESGTFVWLDMEDHSTTDPTLDAYTHHANEYERVGVCVQANLKRTPEDLRRLADYPGKVRLVKGAYDEPGHLAHRGRAQVNDAYRGCLDVMFERFDGGIAVASHDAAMVKHAVDLREEWGTDFEIQMLMGVRNEVQYDLADRYDVWQYVPYGGKWFSYFSRRVMERRENLTFALRALVGR